The following is a genomic window from Chlamydiales bacterium.
ATCCCCTGGATAAATAACGTATAGATGATCTAACTGTAAATCATGAAGAGCTGTATGCATCGATTTGGTTAACTGCGGAGCATCGCTATACTTAAATTCAAATCCTGTTAAAGTCCCCTTCTGATGCAAAATAAGATCTACTTCAGCACCACCATAAGTTGACCAAAAATAGCAATCTTGGCTTTTGGCTTGCCTATGTCTAATAACCTCCTCGAGAGCAAAGCCTTCCCAAGATGCACCTAACTTGGGGTGAACTTGTAATTCATCTTGGTTAGATATATTAAGAAGAGAGTGGAAAATACCGCTATCTCGAAAATAAATCTTTGGAGCCTTAACTTGGCGCTTGCTTATATTTTCATGCCAAGGTTGTAATTTTCTAATCATAAATGTTCCAGCAAGTATATCTAAGTAACGCCGTATCGTGACATCAGAAGTCCCAAAAGATCTTGCAAGTTCAGAGCTATTAAAAATATTACCATGATAATGTGATAGCATTATCCAAAAACGACGTAATGTATCTGGTGGGATTTTAATACCTAAATTAGGAATATCTTGTTCTAGAAATGTACGAATATAAAATTCTCTCCAATCAACGCTTTCTTGTTCTGTTTTAGCAAGAAATGAACGGGGAAACCCCCCGCGTATCCATAGTTTTTGTATATCATCTACTTCCTGAAAAGAAAAAGGAGTAAGCTCTATATAAGCAATCCTTCCAGCAAGACTCTCTGAGGATTGTCGTATCAATTCACGAGATGCACTTCCAAGAATAAGATAGCGCTGATTGTTTTCTTCTCTATCGACTAAAACACGCAATATGGGAAAAAGATCAGGTATACGCTGAATTTCATCAATGATAATAAGACCAGACAAAGACTCTAGTGTCAGTGTGGGATTTACAAGCCTTTGTACATCAATGGAGGCCTCCAAATCCAAATAATTATTTTTTGAAAAATTCACTTCCCGCTTAGAATACATTCTCGCAAGCGTCGTTTTTCCACATTGTCGAGGTCCCAAGAGAGCTACAATTTTATGAGATTCAAAATAACGCTCAATTTGGTGAATAAAGTGTAAACGCTCCATGATTCTTCCCTGAATATTCAAACTCTAGCTTAGAATATTCAAGGAAGAATAAATATGCAATAAAGTTTTTTTGTCTAATTCTCTTTAAGAGATTTTGCAAGCTCTTGAATCATTTTTTTCTGCTCTTCGGTCAAATTCTTAGGAATTGCAACAATGACACGTACAAATCCATCTCCACAACCTACTTCTGACGTATGTGGAAAACCTTTTCCCTTCAACCGAAATACTTTACCACCTTGTGTTCCAGGAGGAATTTTCATCTTAATCGTACCACCAAGTAAGGAAATGTCAACTTCGCCGCCAAGTAGAGCTTTACAGAGGCCAATTCTTTTCTCAGTAATGATATCATCCCCCTTTCTTTCAAAATCAGGGTGCGGTTTAATCATCACAACAATGTGCAAATCTCCCCTGCCAGACGGACCTTCCTCTCCGTGCCCCTTTACCCGAAGGTGAGCACCTGTCCTTACGCCTGCTGGAATTTGTACTTTAATGTGGCTTTTATCGCTAACTCTTCCCCCTCCTCCGCACTCTGGGCAAGGAGTTTGAACGATCATTCCAATGCCCTGACAATGTGGACATGTTTGAGACATTCTTACTCCGTGACTTGAACTACTCAAATACCCAGATCCACCACAATACTTACAAGAAACTTTTTTAGTTCCAGGCTTTTCTCCACTTCCTTTGCATGTAGAACAAACCTTCTCACAAGGAAACTGAATCTCTTTCTCTATACCATGAAATGCTTCTTCTAAAGTAATTTCAAGAGCTATTTCTAAATCACTACC
Proteins encoded in this region:
- a CDS encoding ATP-binding protein, with translation MERLHFIHQIERYFESHKIVALLGPRQCGKTTLARMYSKREVNFSKNNYLDLEASIDVQRLVNPTLTLESLSGLIIIDEIQRIPDLFPILRVLVDREENNQRYLILGSASRELIRQSSESLAGRIAYIELTPFSFQEVDDIQKLWIRGGFPRSFLAKTEQESVDWREFYIRTFLEQDIPNLGIKIPPDTLRRFWIMLSHYHGNIFNSSELARSFGTSDVTIRRYLDILAGTFMIRKLQPWHENISKRQVKAPKIYFRDSGIFHSLLNISNQDELQVHPKLGASWEGFALEEVIRHRQAKSQDCYFWSTYGGAEVDLILHQKGTLTGFEFKYSDAPQLTKSMHTALHDLQLDHLYVIYPGDVDYPLSERISVKGLKSI
- the dnaJ gene encoding molecular chaperone DnaJ; this translates as MPSKSDYYDILGIKKGASLEEIKRAYRELALKYHPDRVVPEKKSEAEEKFKEMSEAYAVLSDPQKKELYDQYGHSGIDQKYSSEDIFKEADFSSIFQDLSHFGGRDDFFSSLFGDFGFNLFGKSQDAPLRGSDLEIALEITLEEAFHGIEKEIQFPCEKVCSTCKGSGEKPGTKKVSCKYCGGSGYLSSSSHGVRMSQTCPHCQGIGMIVQTPCPECGGGGRVSDKSHIKVQIPAGVRTGAHLRVKGHGEEGPSGRGDLHIVVMIKPHPDFERKGDDIITEKRIGLCKALLGGEVDISLLGGTIKMKIPPGTQGGKVFRLKGKGFPHTSEVGCGDGFVRVIVAIPKNLTEEQKKMIQELAKSLKEN